The Mesorhizobium loti DNA segment GCTCGACCAGATCGACGCGGAGCGCAATGTCGGCCGCTGGGGCGCGCTGAACCGAACCTTTCATCTGTCCCTCTACCATGCCTGCGGCAACCAGCGTCTGCTCGGCCTGATCGAGGCGCATCACAACGCCGCCGATCGCTACGTCCGCATTCTCTTGTCGAATCTCGACTACCGCACCCGCTCGCAGAACGAGCATCGCGACCTGCTGGCCGCCTGCCGCCAGGGCGATGGCAAGAAAGCCGTGAGCATTCTGAGGCAGCATCTTCGCGAGGGAAGCGAGACGCTTGTCAACGCTACAAAGGGAGATGGCTTGTCGAGAACATCTTAGGCCGTTGTTGGAGTTTCAGCCCTGCGTCGGTTTGCGTTCAACGATGTAGATGTGGTCGGCCGCCAGCACGACCTCGCCGCGCTGGTTGATCACCTCGCAGCGTTCGATCACCCGTCCCGAACCCGGCCGCTTCGGATCGTCCTCCTTAGCCGTGATGGTGGTGCGCGTGCGGATCGTGTCGCCGATGAACACCGGCTTGATGAAGCGCAGTCGGTCATAACCATAGGAAAAGGCGACCGGGTTGACGATGCTTGCCGTCAGCCCGATGCCGACCGAGAACACCAGTGTGCCATGCGCGATGCGCTGGCCGAATGGCGTCGTCTTCATGTATTCCGCGTCCATGTGGTGCGGGAAGAAATCACCGGTGTGACCGGCATGGACGATGAAGTCGGTCTCGGTGATGGTGCGGCCGCTGGTCAGCCGCGACGAGCCGATCTCGTAATCTTCGAAATAGGTGATCTGTTCCATCAGGGTCTTTCCGCGATCGGCGTCGCCGGCGCCGCACTCGATTTATAGGCGGCTTCCACCAGCGCCATGGTGTTCCAAGCGTCCTCGACCGAGCTGACCAGTTCGTCGTCCTCGCCCGTGGCAAAGCGCTGGACATTGGCCATGCGGCCGACGAAGGCGTCAGGGAACCATTCACCGGCCAAGGGCACGGCAACCCAGTCCGTTCCGCCTTTCGGATAGATCTCCAGAATATCCGGTTCGCCCCGGGGATAGTCGAGGTTGAGGCCGAGCTTGAGGTAGGCGGCACCCTCGGTGCCGCAGATGCGGAACTCACAGGCCTGGTGCCGGCGGCC contains these protein-coding regions:
- a CDS encoding MaoC domain-containing protein dehydratase, with the protein product MEQITYFEDYEIGSSRLTSGRTITETDFIVHAGHTGDFFPHHMDAEYMKTTPFGQRIAHGTLVFSVGIGLTASIVNPVAFSYGYDRLRFIKPVFIGDTIRTRTTITAKEDDPKRPGSGRVIERCEVINQRGEVVLAADHIYIVERKPTQG